The Macaca thibetana thibetana isolate TM-01 chromosome 19, ASM2454274v1, whole genome shotgun sequence genome has a segment encoding these proteins:
- the ISOC2 gene encoding isochorismatase domain-containing protein 2 isoform X1 — MAAARPILGRVLPGSSILFLCDMQEKFRHNIAYFPQIVSVAARMLRVARLLEVPVLLTEQYPQGLGPTVPELGAEGLQPLTKTCFSMVPALQQELDSRPQLRSVLLCGIEAQACILNTTLDLLDRGLQVHVVVDACSSRSQVDRLVALARMRQSGAFLSTSEGLILQLVGDAAHPQFKEIQKLIKEPAPDSGLLGLFQGQNPLLH; from the exons ATGGCGGCTGCCAGGCCCATCCTGGGCCGAGTCCTTCCAGGATCCTCTATCCTGTTCCTATGTGACATGCAGGAGAAGTTCCGCCACAACATCGCCTACTTCCCACAGATCGTCTCAGTGGCAGCCCGCATGCTCAGG GTGGCCCGGCTGCTGGAGGTGCCAGTCTTGCTGACAGAACAGTACCCACAAGGCCTGGGCCCCACGGTGCCTGAGCTGGGGGCTGAGGGCCTTCAGCCGCTGACCAAGACCTGCTTCAGCATGGTGCCCGCCCTGCAGCAGGAGCTGGACAGCCGGCCCCAGCTGCGTTCTGTGCTGCTCTGTGGCATTGAGGCACAGGCCTGCATCTTG AACACAACCCTGGACCTTCTGGACCGGGGGCTGCAGGTCcacgtggtggtggacgcctgctCCTCACGCAG CCAGGTGGACCGGCTGGTGGCGCTGGCCCGCATGAGACAGAGTGGTGCCTTCCTCTCCACCAGCGAAGGGCTCATTCTGCAGCTGGTGGGTGATGCCGCCCACCCGCAGTTCAAGGAG ATCCAGAAGCTCATCAAGGAGCCCGCCCCAGACAGCGGACTGCTGGGCCTCTTCCAAGGTCAGAACCCCCTCCTGCACTGA
- the ISOC2 gene encoding isochorismatase domain-containing protein 2 isoform X2, whose protein sequence is MAAARPILGRVLPGSSILFLCDMQEKFRHNIAYFPQIVSVAARMLRNTTLDLLDRGLQVHVVVDACSSRSQVDRLVALARMRQSGAFLSTSEGLILQLVGDAAHPQFKEIQKLIKEPAPDSGLLGLFQGQNPLLH, encoded by the exons ATGGCGGCTGCCAGGCCCATCCTGGGCCGAGTCCTTCCAGGATCCTCTATCCTGTTCCTATGTGACATGCAGGAGAAGTTCCGCCACAACATCGCCTACTTCCCACAGATCGTCTCAGTGGCAGCCCGCATGCTCAGG AACACAACCCTGGACCTTCTGGACCGGGGGCTGCAGGTCcacgtggtggtggacgcctgctCCTCACGCAG CCAGGTGGACCGGCTGGTGGCGCTGGCCCGCATGAGACAGAGTGGTGCCTTCCTCTCCACCAGCGAAGGGCTCATTCTGCAGCTGGTGGGTGATGCCGCCCACCCGCAGTTCAAGGAG ATCCAGAAGCTCATCAAGGAGCCCGCCCCAGACAGCGGACTGCTGGGCCTCTTCCAAGGTCAGAACCCCCTCCTGCACTGA